In one Acidobacteriota bacterium genomic region, the following are encoded:
- a CDS encoding SDR family oxidoreductase, with the protein MKIIVIGGTGLIGAKVVKKLRDKGHEVVAASPSKGINAVTGEGLAEALDGAKVVVDVANAPSWEDKAVLEFFEVSSRNLLDAEAAAGVGHHVVLSVVGTDGLLESGYFRAKMAQENLVKASPIPYTIIRATQFFEFVGGIAQAATEGQIVRLPPVLMQPIVSDDVADAMAEAALAEPVNGIVDLAGPDPIRQDDLVRQFLNATGDARTVIADPTALYFGMALNDQSLMPGDNPRLGPTRFSDWLNRNT; encoded by the coding sequence ATGAAAATCATCGTCATCGGCGGTACTGGACTCATTGGAGCCAAAGTCGTTAAGAAGCTTCGCGACAAGGGTCATGAAGTTGTGGCTGCCTCACCCTCGAAGGGAATTAACGCGGTGACCGGCGAAGGGCTGGCTGAGGCGCTCGACGGCGCAAAAGTCGTCGTTGATGTCGCGAATGCACCCTCCTGGGAAGACAAGGCAGTTCTGGAGTTTTTCGAAGTGTCGAGTCGAAACCTCCTGGATGCGGAAGCTGCGGCAGGTGTCGGTCATCATGTAGTGTTGTCAGTGGTCGGCACCGACGGCTTGCTTGAGAGCGGGTACTTTCGGGCGAAGATGGCTCAGGAAAATCTGGTCAAGGCTTCCCCAATCCCGTACACCATCATTCGTGCCACGCAGTTCTTCGAGTTTGTGGGCGGTATTGCCCAGGCAGCGACTGAAGGGCAAATAGTTCGACTTCCACCAGTTTTGATGCAGCCCATTGTGTCGGATGATGTCGCCGACGCCATGGCCGAAGCAGCCCTCGCGGAGCCAGTGAACGGCATAGTTGATCTGGCCGGTCCTGACCCGATCCGTCAAGACGACCTCGTGCGACAATTTCTGAACGCGACTGGAGACGCACGAACGGTCATCGCTGATCCCACGGCACTTTATTTCGGCATGGCACTCAACGATCAAAGCCTGATGCCTGGCGACAATCCGCGCCTCGGGCCGACGCGGTTCTCGGACTGGCTCAACCGCAACACTTAA
- a CDS encoding NCS2 family permease — MLERLFQLRERNTSVRTELIGGVTTFVTMAYIIVINPAILSFAGLPIGPSTVATILAAVFGCTLIGLYANRPIAVAPYMGENAFIAFGLVALGITWQQRLGAVFISGIGFYLITLFGIRAWLANSISPSLKHSFAVGIGFFLALIGLYETGIVTSFVAGMPAEALLTPGTQILRTPDVPVKIGNLRDPQTLLAIFGFLIMVTLLYRKVRGAIFLGIAVTAVVGVLLGFGKAPTGIAAIPFTGEYSLAPLAFKLDLAGVLRLSFLPLLLTLFLMGFLDTLGTLVGVGAAANILDEKGDFPEIERPMTVDALTCMFSGLIGTSTSGAYIESATGIREGARTGLAAITTAVLFAVSLFFIPLVSPLQQLRFAYAPALIAVGLLMVGSITKINFDDWTELVPACATIAMMVFTYNIGNGLTAGLVLYPVLKVLTGRAKELNGGSVVLGALCFIYYVFGLPH; from the coding sequence ATGCTTGAACGACTGTTTCAACTTCGGGAGCGGAACACATCTGTTCGGACCGAGCTGATTGGCGGGGTGACTACGTTTGTCACCATGGCCTATATCATCGTCATTAACCCGGCAATTCTGAGTTTTGCGGGTCTCCCAATTGGCCCCAGCACGGTTGCCACTATTTTGGCTGCGGTATTCGGCTGTACTTTGATAGGGCTTTATGCCAATCGTCCGATTGCCGTGGCACCCTACATGGGTGAAAACGCCTTTATTGCCTTTGGGTTAGTGGCTCTTGGCATTACCTGGCAGCAACGTCTGGGGGCGGTATTCATCAGCGGCATTGGATTTTACCTGATCACGTTGTTTGGGATCCGCGCCTGGCTGGCCAATTCCATTTCACCCAGTCTCAAACATAGTTTTGCGGTGGGAATCGGCTTTTTCCTGGCGTTGATTGGTCTGTATGAAACCGGCATTGTCACCAGTTTTGTCGCCGGGATGCCGGCTGAAGCGCTGCTGACGCCCGGAACACAAATTCTCCGAACACCAGATGTCCCGGTGAAAATTGGTAACCTCCGCGATCCACAAACGTTGCTGGCGATTTTTGGCTTTCTCATTATGGTGACCCTGCTCTATCGCAAGGTCCGGGGCGCGATCTTTCTTGGAATTGCGGTTACTGCTGTTGTTGGGGTCCTGCTTGGGTTTGGGAAAGCCCCAACCGGGATTGCGGCCATTCCGTTCACTGGTGAGTACAGCCTGGCGCCGCTGGCATTCAAACTCGATCTTGCTGGTGTACTCCGGTTGAGCTTTCTGCCATTGTTACTGACCTTATTTCTCATGGGATTTTTGGACACGCTTGGCACACTCGTCGGAGTTGGCGCGGCGGCAAATATCCTTGACGAAAAAGGCGATTTCCCTGAAATTGAACGCCCGATGACAGTTGATGCACTGACGTGTATGTTCAGCGGTTTGATAGGAACATCAACGAGCGGTGCCTATATTGAATCGGCAACCGGCATCCGTGAAGGTGCACGGACTGGTTTGGCTGCGATTACCACGGCGGTACTCTTTGCCGTGTCACTCTTCTTTATTCCACTGGTGTCTCCACTGCAACAATTGCGATTTGCCTACGCTCCGGCACTGATTGCGGTCGGATTGTTGATGGTGGGATCAATTACCAAAATCAACTTTGACGACTGGACCGAACTCGTCCCAGCCTGTGCCACCATTGCCATGATGGTGTTTACCTACAACATCGGGAATGGACTGACGGCGGGACTGGTTTTGTATCCGGTTCTGAAAGTGCTCACTGGTCGTGCCAAAGAACTCAATGGCGGCTCAGTCGTCCTGGGCGCCTTGTGTTTTATCTACTATGTGTTTGGACTACCACACTGA
- a CDS encoding VCBS repeat-containing protein has protein sequence MISSRRLSFFIFLLSIGFLYFPKYLGEVNAQKQTLPQTASFTSPAQSSISVQAAGRGRPWVNFEDGYALPSLYPASDAQAKAPTEFQPMYRGNVDSIFPNSPEAQHRRATGTLIESPFLPPVQEVTILDAPDFVGAGDFDADGHTDLVALTRGKSELLVISGDGQGGLHPTQRIDLPGLVRTAAVSQLSLATGSASLAIAIQSTDGDELLFLNPAQKIGVSDFQRLKLPGTVTACAFGQLSETSTADLIVAVGNQLLLFQERSLLAGNELKADHTQSVPFVTKAIATG, from the coding sequence ATGATTTCATCACGACGTCTCTCTTTTTTTATTTTTTTGTTGAGTATCGGTTTCCTGTACTTCCCCAAATATCTGGGTGAAGTAAATGCCCAGAAACAAACCCTGCCTCAAACTGCGAGTTTTACCAGCCCTGCTCAATCATCAATTTCGGTTCAAGCTGCCGGACGGGGAAGGCCCTGGGTCAATTTCGAGGATGGATATGCCCTACCGTCCTTGTATCCGGCATCAGACGCTCAGGCAAAAGCTCCAACTGAGTTTCAACCAATGTATCGTGGCAATGTGGATTCGATTTTTCCAAACAGCCCGGAAGCCCAGCACCGACGAGCCACCGGTACCTTGATTGAGTCTCCGTTTTTGCCGCCGGTTCAAGAAGTGACCATACTGGATGCGCCTGATTTTGTTGGTGCCGGAGACTTTGACGCTGATGGCCACACGGATCTGGTGGCCTTGACCCGTGGGAAAAGCGAGTTGCTTGTGATCTCTGGTGATGGCCAGGGTGGACTCCATCCAACCCAACGAATTGATCTTCCTGGGCTGGTTAGAACTGCTGCCGTGAGCCAGCTCAGTTTAGCGACCGGATCAGCCAGTCTCGCGATTGCCATCCAGAGTACTGATGGAGACGAACTGCTTTTCCTCAACCCTGCTCAAAAAATTGGGGTGTCAGATTTTCAACGATTGAAGCTCCCCGGAACGGTGACAGCCTGTGCCTTTGGTCAGCTCTCAGAAACATCAACGGCTGACTTGATCGTGGCGGTTGGGAACCAGTTGCTATTGTTCCAGGAAAGGAGCTTACTGGCTGGAAATGAATTGAAAGCCGACCACACCCAATCAGTGCCATTTGTGACCAAAGCCATTGCGACCGG
- a CDS encoding ClbS/DfsB family four-helix bundle protein, whose protein sequence is MRYESKQALIDDIQTEHDSLCALLREIPEARFQEQGVWGDGWTVADLVAHLAEWQHLFLTWYEDGRKGEMPEMPAPGYKWNETPKLNQAIWVKHCLRSPAEVQADFESGYRQILQIVEDLSPEQLLKNGHFEWTGKHPLTTYLGPNTASHYRFSIKVLNRWLKRTAATKTSVRRTHKRKPTPQSA, encoded by the coding sequence ATGCGATATGAGTCAAAACAGGCGTTGATTGACGATATTCAAACGGAACACGATTCGCTTTGCGCGCTGCTTCGGGAAATCCCGGAAGCACGGTTCCAAGAGCAAGGTGTGTGGGGCGATGGATGGACGGTGGCTGATCTTGTTGCTCATCTGGCGGAGTGGCAGCACCTGTTCCTGACCTGGTATGAGGATGGGCGAAAAGGGGAAATGCCTGAGATGCCGGCCCCTGGCTATAAATGGAACGAGACCCCAAAGCTCAACCAGGCGATTTGGGTGAAACATTGTTTGCGGTCTCCGGCGGAAGTCCAGGCCGACTTCGAATCTGGATACCGTCAAATCCTCCAAATTGTGGAGGACCTGTCCCCTGAGCAGCTTCTCAAGAATGGACATTTCGAGTGGACGGGCAAACATCCCCTGACGACCTATCTTGGTCCAAACACCGCGAGCCACTATCGGTTCTCAATCAAGGTGCTCAACCGCTGGTTGAAACGCACTGCGGCGACCAAAACGTCCGTCAGGCGGACGCACAAACGTAAACCAACCCCGCAATCAGCGTAG
- a CDS encoding MOSC domain-containing protein, protein MMKELGHVCELVRYPVKSMAGIVTESAFLGWHGLDGDRRFAFRRLGDDSGFPWLSASRVPELLLYQPIGLNERSGEPLPTHIRTPSGAQMELHSLELQREIAERFGGSVELMKLKHGTFDDAPISVISLATIAGIGGEVGMNLDRRRFRANIVLETRDREPFHEDKWVSGTLVFGTTEPQPAVRVTARDVRCMMINLDPDTSVQDKRVMKTVVRLNQNNAGVYGTVVQTGTIRVGEPVNLVWDAWS, encoded by the coding sequence ATGATGAAAGAACTTGGACACGTTTGCGAACTTGTGCGATATCCCGTCAAGTCCATGGCTGGTATTGTGACGGAGTCGGCATTTCTCGGGTGGCACGGTCTCGATGGTGATCGGCGCTTTGCCTTCCGGCGACTGGGAGATGACAGCGGCTTTCCCTGGCTTTCAGCGAGTCGTGTTCCGGAACTCCTTCTCTACCAGCCCATTGGTCTCAACGAACGTTCCGGCGAGCCCCTGCCAACGCACATTCGAACACCATCCGGAGCGCAGATGGAACTTCACAGCCTGGAACTCCAGCGCGAGATCGCCGAGCGGTTTGGGGGCAGTGTGGAATTGATGAAGCTCAAGCACGGGACCTTCGACGATGCTCCGATATCGGTGATTAGCCTTGCAACCATTGCCGGAATCGGTGGCGAGGTGGGAATGAACCTCGACCGCAGGCGCTTTCGAGCCAACATCGTGCTTGAGACTCGCGACCGCGAACCGTTTCACGAGGATAAATGGGTAAGCGGGACCCTGGTATTCGGCACCACCGAGCCACAGCCAGCCGTGAGGGTGACGGCGCGTGACGTCCGATGCATGATGATCAACCTCGATCCAGACACGAGCGTGCAAGACAAGCGGGTGATGAAGACCGTCGTCCGACTCAACCAGAACAACGCGGGCGTCTATGGAACAGTGGTGCAAACCGGGACCATCCGCGTTGGCGAGCCAGTGAACCTTGTATGGGATGCCTGGAGC